TCttgatgtgatttatttgattCTGTCACAGCAGGATTTTACTCCGCAGTATCTCGatccattcaaaaaaaaaaaaaagactgttcTCTATTATTAATTGCAGTTTAATTGCCAGACAAGACGTTGCAGGGCCAATCAGGCCCTCGCTTTGGCCAAGAATGATGATCCATTCTGTCTGAAAGGGATAACAGATGTTTGGGGTCTTGCACTccttttcactcacacacacacacatgcgcacacacattcatcacaccCCCACCTGTCTTTCTTTTGACCCAGGGCTATTCAGTGATTTGCTTACATTTAAGTGACAGATGTCTCCATTATAGCGGCTTCTACTAATAACTACTGATTGTTCTCTATTTAAAGTGATGGTGATGTTAGGTTATAAAAGTGTCTTATTATTAATATGTCATTTGTGAAGTATTGTGGATCACCTTGGATGATAGACTGTcattgttactgtactgaaTCACCCCATCCTAACATTTTTGTGAATGAAAGTTGACTCGATATATATCTCATCCCGCATTAGAGCATAAATAACTTGTGAACGTGACATTTACATCACACGTCCAAAAGAACAAGCTCAGTATTTATGTACACTGACACAACACACTCTAGGACTCCTCCCATGTTGTCatggtttttgtgtgtatgtgtgtgagagagagggagagagggagagagggagggagagggagagagggagggagagggaagcCTTGGTGAATATTCaccctaaaaataaaaaccctcgTTCATTTCACACACCCAAGTCTCTCTGTCATTCTCACTTTCTCCCTTACACTGTTACTCATTATCACCACAGTAAGATAACGTGCAGACAGGGATTCCAGGCCATGTCTGACACTACATGGAAAATTATCAGAGACTATCTGCGGTGTCATGCAAGTATCTGCAAAGGAATACCGGTGCATAAGAAGAGTCAtattcagaaaatgtttgaatgaaacAGGTAACATATAATTATAGTGCCTCACTGCTGCAATATGTTTCTCCCATGaggcatttttaaaaaaacaacaacaacaacagcagttgCTTGTCTCCAGTTTCATTTGTGCTCCTGATATCAGCTGAGCCTGTGAGTGGGAGGAGAATTGTTTCTTTGTCGTGAATCCCAGGGGGATTTTACTGAAGGAGACACTTAAACTAAAGAAACGCAGATTCAAACAAACATAGAATGAAGTACAGTCGGTCAGTTGTGGAGTTACACAAACCTTTACTAAATATGAGGTTTTGTGTTTGGTCTTTATTCTATAGAGAGGGTGAAGTCATTCTGTTTCTAAtcaaaacagacatttgaatgAAAGCATTAAGACCGCCTGACATTAATCTACATTTTCATGTACACATTAATGAGATTACATGAAGTGGTGTGACAACACGTAACACATGGAGTGGTATCCCTATACTACAGTTGAGAATAATAAGCTtttgtattataatataatataatacttgCCTGAATTAATGTTAAATACGCTTTTGCAGCTCTTCTTTAAACCTCAACTGTATTCTGCTGCTTGCATTTGATCGAATTTCCCAGCTTGTGCTTCATCAGCAGCTGTAAATCATTTGTCCTGCAGAGACTTCCTTCTCAGACTGTTAATGCTCTGAAGATGTGTTTGTCTACTCTGACATGCTGAGAGGAAACGGGCGACACGGTTGTAAGAACATGGAGCGGTGACTTCCAAAGGAAAAGTTTGCTgcgtgctgttgttgttggtttcaTGTGGCTGAGTTGTGAAATGACTGCCCCAGGTTGAGGAATAACACAAATATCATCCATGTAATAACCTTCAGCTAGTGGAGGCCTCCCACTCAAACTCTGCAGGGGCattggatacacacacacacacacacacacacacacacattcatatgtgTTTCTCAATCTATTACACAAGAACTCCCACACATGTAAATCAAACcccctcacacaaacacacacacacacacaatccctgTTTAATACTTTATGAAGCTTCTGCTGCTTCCCCACATGGACCTCAGCTGATTCAAGCGCagtgaggagcaggaggagggcgATTAGGTGGCTGTTGGGCGGGGTTTGGGGTGTAAGATGGGTGAGGGGGTCAGACAGCTGCTGTGTACAGTTGTCATGGAAACCTTTGTCTGACCTTGTCAAAATGGAGAGGGACAAGTCTGGCTCAAAATTCAGTTTCAGCGAggggtttgtgtttgttaaaccAAAAAGCTGTCAAAGATTTGCATTTtggtgtgtatttttaatttatttccctGTTTATCAGAAAAGCGACACATGACTCAAAATGACCCCACCCTGCTCTGGAACCACCCTCATACTCCTCAATGACAGATTTTGACAGATTTAATTGGTGTTGCATTgaaagccagtgtgtgtgtgtgtgtgtacctggtattccttatgttgtggggacctgaatctgtttacacagtcacattacagAGACTTGTCTttcttatggggacaaaaatcaagtccccataacgtaaattactaaggtgaaaacatgttttaaagataGGTTGAGGTTAAGTTAAGGCTATGATTAGGCCAGTATATTGATTAGAgtaaatctccaggaaatgaaagtaagtcaatgcaatatcccctgaagtcatggaaaccactgtgtgtgtgtatgtgtgtgtgtgcagcacttcATTGGTCAAAACCAGGAGTTAATTTGTATAATTCGCTGATGTCCAAATATTCTCCTCGTGTTGCAACTTTGTTAACGTAACGTTTGGAGCACAGTGAGCATATTGTGTGCATGTAATGTATCATAATTGTGTCACTGCCCTGTGGAAATGCTTATTTGCAAACAAGAAtctgctgccctctagtgtcaGAAACGTAGCATCCTATCTACAAATGCCTTCATGTAAAAACCAATGTTCTGTCACGTCCTGTGCagcacacagagacataaataaaaatggagcAGCTAGACTGCTGCTTTTGAATGGTTCATTTATAACAAATGTAGCAACATAGTCCTCATACTTGCCAGGAATGTTATCAGTCAGCTTAATATGGTTCAAAAAGGCAAGTTGATGTTGTTTGTTATGCTGTTATGTTGTTGTATTCTGAGTTGCCTCAGACTGATTAGCAACCGCCATTGTGGAAGTTAATATGGatccaaataaacaatataaatgatAGAAAATAACGTTTGTAATCACTTCCTAATTCAGAATCTATAGCATTTACTTCAGTGTGAAGAAGGCAGTTAAAGGAGGAGCCAACATTTGAACAGGCattcagtttaatttaatttgaagaGAGTTCATTAttatgatataaataaaaaaaaaaacacacagaagcaaTGTGGTCATAGACATGTCCAAGTTAATAAGCTGGGAAGATCCCAAATGCACAGTGTACAAAATATCACCATGTAATATGTACAacacaaaaagaacacaaatacacagacaagCACTCTCAACTCGATGGGACGGTTggtatttacaaaaaaataaatagaacaaaCTGATAAATAACATCGAAACACACTGGTTGTTAGATGACATAAAGCTGGATTTGCAGATATAGAGCCGACCACTGATTTATACTCTATATACTACAGGCAGAGCATACACAGTCACGATAGATGTAAGCTGAATCTtttctgtaaataaatcatAGCCTTAATCTTTTAATTTACCCCCTGATAATTTTACATTCAAGCCAGCTCAGGTTATCAATTGAGCCTGAAAACAGTAGACATAAAAAGATATTTGACTGACTACTGCAGGGAAAGGCCAGATTAATGTAGGATCATAAATGGCCATCAGTTTgttctctgcaaacacacaaggaACCCAGATCTCTCCCGCCGCTTTGTTCGGCACACAACATTTTTACCAGCGTGTAAGACGAACAAAGTCAGAAAGGATATAAAAACACAGGTAAATGTCTGCAAAGATAAAACTCCACTGGCCCTCCGTTTCAAAAGTGGGAAACACTGAGATAATCGTCAGGTTATTATTCGTTATTTCATCACATTAAATAcatgtagatatatataaaattggATACGGTTGTGTATAGAAATAGAAAATCTAAATCCAAAACCCACTTTGAGCCAAGTTGATGATTATTTCGTCAGCAATGAAATGTCTCATCCTAGGCTCAAATGGTTAGAAatccattttttctttttctatgcACACATTTCCTCTGGATATTgactttattttccttctttaaaaTGTAGATGTGGAAGAAAGCtaaatgtgaaatgaataaCAAAAACTGTATAGTGTATGACTGTAGATGTGTGGGAGGTCATGTACTGTAAACTTAGGTTTCCCACGTGTCACATCAGTAATAGGTTGAATGAGATGAGGACATATACATCATTGTCAGTTTTACATCAGTAAAGGAgaacagcaaaaaaataaaaaataataataataagctcaAATATAAGCTGACCTGGTtgtgtgtatattatgtgtATTCCTGTCTCAGTACAGCAGTGATCACCTTGTAATGATGGTACATTATCTTTTTCAAGCGGCTCATGTGGTGTTTGCAGCTTGCCAGATGGGGCATTGGGGAACTTTGGGTTTGGTGTCTCCATGTCAGGCTCAGTTTGTAGCTGAAAGTCACTCCTGCAGAGCCACAACCTACACCACAATAAAGAGAAGGAATACCAGGCTCTATCCCATACCAGACACTACtgtatttttgagttatttgtGAAAACAGCCACCTTAGGCATGACCTTTGACACCTCTTACTAACACAATGATCCTCTCCCAACACAGGCCCATCTCAGGATTGTATCTACAACACTCAGATGgcttaaaataaacacatcacacTTAAATCCATTCCTTTAAATCTCCCTCAAATTAAGCCTTTCCTGTTTTAGCACTATCAACCGAGAACCCAAAACAAGGCCCTACCTCACCTCAACCCCTCTCACTCCTTTTCCTTTAATCTCTTTTAGctcttcctttcctctttctcctcccagAGTTCTCCTGGGGTTTCTCCTCTTTGCTTCCCATCACCAAGGCTCCGTTGGCGGCCTTGCTGAGCCCATTGAGGGCCCCATTGGAGAGGGCCTTGCTTgctttggaggaggaggaggcgtcaCGTCTGGGCTGCTGACGACGGTAGGTCTGGTAGTAGAAGTTGCCAAAGaggatgatgaaggtgatggcGTAGCAGATGAGGGAGTAGTGCATCCAGTGAGGGAAGTCGCAGTTGACGTAGAGGGACAAGGCGGTGTGTCCGATGGTGACATGGAACTGGACCTGGACACAGatagagaaagaaaatcaagttttttttgcactgaaGGAAGGTTTTCAATCTCTACCCAGATTTGACAATGAATTGTTAAACTTCCAAAGCATGTTGAAGTGCATGTAAAGCAAATATAGAGCTGCTAAGGACAcgtgaaacacatttaaatcgTAGAGTAAGGATTTATGCAGTCAAGACAATTTCAAGTCTTCTGCTCAGGATTTTTAAGgcgtgtctaaaaatatggcttGATGACACACCGGAGTCATACATGTAGTTGGCATAACTCCTCCCTAATTActgtaacaatataaaaaagCTCAGTGTGCAACACTAGTGCCTTTGGTTTCAAGATGTCTTTATCGGATACATGCATTTTACCtggatgcaaaaacacacagaaaatctcTGCCACTGTATTTAAAgtatgtggatgtggatgttgGTGGTGCAGATAATCATTTGATTTAAAACCAAATATACAACACgtagtgactttttttaatctcataaatttgGCAAAGTGGTGAGTAACACTCCTCTTGGGTTGCAAAGTCAGAATAGATATTTTTCATCACTTTACACgcacattaaaaacatcttACCATCTGGACTATGGTCAAATACTTCTTCCACCACAGGTACTTTTGGATCTTAGGTCCACAGGAGGCCAGGCCATAATAGAGATACATCAAAACATGGATCATTGCGTTCATGTGTGCACCAAAGAATGctgcaaacagacaaaaacacacaagtctcAAATCACTTTGACAATCTGTTGAATGGACTACATGAAAATTAAACCTCATAATCAGACCCACGTCTCCATAGAAAAATAATAGATATGGTGCCAACTTTTATTCTGTATTCATCATCAGATCAAACTATGAGCTTTCCGAATTGTTTATTAGTGATCAAATACCTTGTGTATCAATGACACTTGTATCAGTATCACCTTTTAGGTATAAAGCTTAGCATTATaacatgtttttagactgttaTGCAGGGTGAGACTAATGCAATTTATTGATTAGCCACAAGATGGCGATGCCACTGGTTGTAAAAAAGAACGGAGTtaatttataacatcagtaaacattttcctgagaagtCAAAAGTCTATATCTCTAATTTCAGTCTTTGATAGCACATGATGTTCATTAAGTAGATATAGCATAGCAATTATTTGGGCAGGAAATGTATGATTGTGAgatttaaagaaatgaaaaattaTAGGTGGGAAATCCTAATCTTGACATTTACTGCGGCACGATCTACTCACACTGTCCTCCTGCCACCCATTTGATGCCGATCCACCACAGCGTGAACATGGAACAGTGGTGGTACACATGCAGGAAGGTAACCTGGTTGAATTTTTTCCTCAGGATGAAAAACACTGTATCCAGGTACTCGATGCCTTTTGAGACGAAATACCACCACAGAGCTCCTGCCACCTGTCTCAGACATGACACGAGAAATACAGAGGAGGGAAACGGCGGACAGTTACAGGAGAGGGATAGTTCATGTCAACTGCAACACATTCAACACATCTGATCTATTATCTGCAACACCTTGACTTCATCGTCACCTGAGACCAAACATCTCTGCTTTCTGTGTTAGATGTGTAACAACGTCATGGAGCAACAGCAAGGGGAAGGTGAAACTGAACACCTGCCGCGATCCTTCTTCAAGCTCACACTTTTTTGTAATCCCGGGCCCTGGATCCAAACTAGTGGAAGCTGATCATATTTCTAAAACCACTGAACATGAAGCTTCCCTGACACACTGACTATACATTTTCATGTGAGTATACCAGTGCAGTGGATGCTGATTTTTCATTTAGTAACAGTGGGTGTTTGCACACAAtgcatttgtctttgtgtgtgtatctacaGCTCTGAACACTCACCCTGACTTCATTGGGGTCGTCTGAATAGTCCACCCGTTGACAGATGTAGCTGTAGTTTGCGGACCGTGCCGCCATAAACAGCTAAAGAACAAGAATTGTGTCTCTGTTAAATCTCTGCTATGCAATAAATGAATCCAGTCAGAGAATAGCATGACATcaataaaaataagcaaaataggAACTTgaaaaacagaaggaaaaaataactggaggagacaaaaggaCAAGGAGAATGAACACTCActacaggtttatttttagacatgcaggtgaaaaacaaaagaccatTGAGCTCATTATATAACAACAACCAACCTCTTTAAAGATGAAGAAGTTGAGGAAGACCATGCTGAAGTTGTACACTATGAGGGTTTTGCGGAGCTGGAAAGGCTCTCTGTTCTTCATGTATTTGGGCCCGAGCCAGAGGAAGAGCAGGTAGGAGGTGCTGATGGCCAGTGTGGGCAGGGGGTTGTCCATCAGAGGCCATTTCTCCACTCGCTTGTCTGTGAAACACAAGATCATGTTGAGCTTTTTAACTGTTCCATAATGTTTGCACTGCTTAGGCACAGCGTGGGTTTAATGCCAGTTTGTGTGAGAGCTGGTCTGAGGGGTGTAAGTAAAGCAGATGAGGATTCTGTCCCCGGGTGACCTTTTCATATGTGAGCAGTACTTAATAATACTATTATGAAGAAGTATAGAacagtgtagtatagtatagtatcataGTATCAACAACTAAGTCCTCAGAGTTAGCCGTTTAGCAAACAAATATTCACTGTCAATATCGATACACACTCCCACACAAAAACTTTAACTTGTTCACCAATTTAGTGCAACTTTGACTCATCCTGTCACAAAATCCTACCGATGCACCATCACTGATGCACTACTGACATATAAGAGAAATAACATAGgctatatataaaatatataataaatgatatatatatgcAATACCCAgggtaaaaaaatatttaaaaaaattcaatatATATCAGaaacatattcatatatttGACACACATATATCCCATTACTATACGGAAACAGAATATGTTAATACAGCATATGACATTTGCATATAggttaaaacaacatttgtgtgGAAAAAGTTCAAGATTATCACCTGCAATAGTTAATGTCCATTTGTAGAATTCTATTGTGTCATTGATTAAATGTGTGACAATCTCCATGGTTGTGGTCGTGATCCAGTATACCTGAAACGAGAAAGACAGAGTCCTTAAACATTATGTGCTCAGTATTCATGACACCATAACATGCTCTCTCTCATagaatataatgataataatccaGATGTTTCCATCATAACATCATTCATCTGTGAACAGTATGAATCCCTGAACTGAAGTAAACAAAGCAGACTAGGCTGAGCTGAAGCCTGGTTACAAACCTACAGTCTGTGGTCTGTGGCCTAATGAGAGACGGGCTGAGGGTTTGATTGCGCACAAAGGCTGGAGCTCCAGGCggtagagcagagcagagcgcatgtgtcagcacatttttGGCTTCTGCGCGAGCACCACCTTAATAACTGAATCCatccacacatttttacatggaAATCGGTCATTTTATAGAGTGTCATATTGACATGTTGATGAATAGGATGTGTgactctctatctctctctcgctctcccccccctctctcgctctctctctgtggcctGAAGCTGATGCTGCAGCATCTACCATCGTCTAGTCTGCAACCTGCCCACATAATAACTCCATtaataacacacaaaaatacactttaaacaTCATATTCCATATTTATCATAGATTCTGAccactgtgtgtttacacacagagattttaaccatttaaatgtACACGCTGCGGCATTTAGTCTGGCCTTCAGACACGAGCTACATGCAGTCCTAtgatttaattttgtattttttttaaaaacccaaaaaacatttcatctttttcaTCTGTAGAAACACTATGATGACTGTATAGATCACCAAGGTTGCGCACATCAAACATATGGTCGAGTATAATATCTACACGGTCTCGCCTTCTACCGTATGACTGAAGATGGATTATAACCTTaccttattaaaaaaaaaaaagagaaatcccTTTTATGGCATTCACTGCGGTAACTGTGCGTTATTCCGCCTTATAATCGACCGATCGCGTTTTATACCAACTGGTTCATTGGTCCGTATCCAGggtgaagaaaataaataaataaaggaatacACGGGCCGTTAACGGACAACACAAGCCTCCACTGCGCGTCTGCTTCAATGAATTTCTCATCTGATCGCCACCACAGCACCAGCGAAAGTGCAGACAGAGTGAACCCTACACTTCCGGTtgaactttcacaataaaagcagagTATTTTACACACCCCAAGTCAATGcatgtgtaaaaagaaaatgttttacacgcacacacacatatttacatatttatatgtgtgtatatgctatgttgagcaaaaaaaaaaaaaaaaaagaatatttggtaacatgacatgacatgaacaGTTATGATTGATACTCAGTGTCCTCATGTCTGGAATTTGTCCATAGAGATTATCCACTCACGTCTGGATGTGGCCCTAGATGTCTACATGTAAGTGTAGGAGGATCATCCCTCACCCACCTGGATTCCCTTGGCACacttctttatgttttttagAAGAAGCAGGTCCACCATATTGGTGATACCTATTGCTAATTTATGTGCATGTCATGATTATTATCCATCAAATGCTCACATTGGACACACGTTCTTAAAACATATTAACTTGTCTCTAACCACAACATTTGTGACACTAGTTCACaatatttattctgttttactCTGCTGTTTAATTTGATTGCATTGAATATGATTAATGGTATCTACATAAGCCTTCTTTGGCTTCTCAtctaaattgtacattttaattttatattgtCTTTTTGCACATATTGTGCAGATCAACAAACAAAACCTACACTGGGGCTTAAATGAGTCTATGATACGCTAATTTGAAAGCAGTTTCACTGCATATCCTGTCCGattgtgactgtgtctgtgtggcttGACGCAGCTGTTCTACTGTGATGCCGCCAGATGATGGAAAGATTCTATGCGCAAGCGCACAAATGGAGGCGGATGCGGCAGCAGAGGGACCATGAGAGTCAAGTCAACAACATGCAAGCAGAGGAGACAAGGAAAGGTAGCGACTCTGCCTTCAAAGTAAAACTAATTTAAAATACTATGTTTACAatttttcactcacacttttaaaaaatgactaATTGTCCAATTGCAAAAGTAACGgttatataataatgtaatcaAACAGTGCATCGGCACTTGTAAGGAAAGCTGCGAAAGAGATGATGAAAACATAGCTTTATTTTGATATTCATGACTGTATCTAAGATCTCACTGTGTCTAACTGGACGAATGGCAGCTCCCTTAATGCACCGGCTTTTCTCTGGTCTTTCCTCTCTATGTGTGGGCTACGAGTGTAGTTATCTATAgattatatgtttgtttgtctcttatTCCAGGATCCATACAGCAGCAGGAGTGACGTAGAGCATTCTGTGCAGTCGTTATTGAGGTTGAAATGGGGAGAAAAACAGAGCTTCGCTCTTTGGACTGATCTTCCATCATCACAGGCCCCAGCAGTCTATGATCAGTGGAGACACTTCCTCACATGAAGATGATCCGATGAGAGACACTTTCAAAGGACAAGGGATTCTTGTTTTGTAGCGCAAAGGTGTCAGcgagtttgtttttgaaaaagaaaatgaagatttGGAGCACGGAGCATATTTTCGGGTAAGTCACACTCCTCATTAGAGTTTAAGTCATCAATGAACGAACATTGACTTAATGAACTATAATGAACGATGGGATCTTCAAACTCGATCTGAAACTCGTGTTTTTACACTCCTAATCTATAATATATCAGTGAAATGAAGTGGCCACATATGGAGGATGAAACATGCCACAAAGAGctaagtaaatgaataaatagagaaatgtAGAAATTATAATAAACAAGGAAACCCTAAATCAGCTGGTGCTAACTGTCGCTAGCATCCGTTGCTATCATTAGCTGTGAATGTATTGTGACATCAGGTACAagtcatttaaatgttcatgCTGTTTATCATGCTAATATTTTTAATAGTTTGTGAATGAGACACATGTTTAGACATTGCACAAACATAAATGATCACCATCGATCTGCTGGAGTGAATTTCTTGTCTCATATGATGTAAATCACTGTCTTCTCTGCTAAGACACTCATAAAGCTCAATAAAGcctatgtactgtacatactcTAAACAATGTTCAATGCATGAGTTTTACAGCTTTGATATTGAAATAATCTACAGGGTGTATCATTAATGTTATAGCCGTATAATTTCCACAAAAGTGTATGTTAGTTGGAAATACAAGTGTGTTAAAGCAACATAGGACTACTGAACTttagtcaaaactacagtttgAATTGTTCTCTCATTCTTCTTGGCCAAACAAGACGGAGGGTCAACTTAACTCAATCAAGTCCTGTTGTCTACAGATAACTCCTGaaaactatgacctggatgactaaGAAactgtcacagaaaacacaagggACATTCTTCATGTATTGCAGTTCAAGTGGTCTTTTCAATATGTTTATAtgctcatcattattattattattttgcccTTGTTTGTGTACAGTTAC
The sequence above is a segment of the Solea solea chromosome 13, fSolSol10.1, whole genome shotgun sequence genome. Coding sequences within it:
- the elovl4a gene encoding elongation of very long chain fatty acids protein 4a codes for the protein MEIVTHLINDTIEFYKWTLTIADKRVEKWPLMDNPLPTLAISTSYLLFLWLGPKYMKNREPFQLRKTLIVYNFSMVFLNFFIFKELFMAARSANYSYICQRVDYSDDPNEVRVAGALWWYFVSKGIEYLDTVFFILRKKFNQVTFLHVYHHCSMFTLWWIGIKWVAGGQSFFGAHMNAMIHVLMYLYYGLASCGPKIQKYLWWKKYLTIVQMVQFHVTIGHTALSLYVNCDFPHWMHYSLICYAITFIILFGNFYYQTYRRQQPRRDASSSSKASKALSNGALNGLSKAANGALVMGSKEEKPQENSGRRKRKGRAKRD